The Pyrenophora tritici-repentis strain M4 chromosome 8, whole genome shotgun sequence genome contains a region encoding:
- a CDS encoding ribonuclease T2 precursor: MKGTISKVGAAALLATTNAQLYPNQSPFSHTCEIKEPLLSCPSQDPSKVDSCCVETFGGLVLSTQFWNTYTGREAQGQFQPKSHWTLHGLWPDFCNGSYTQYCDLTRQYDPIPSPNTTNSLPNGTFVPPYTGPPIDSFLEPFGRYDLLEYMNTYWVAWEQDNAGFHGHEFSKHATCFSTFNMPCYGPAYRQHEEVVDFFATAIKYYRKLPTFDWLANAGIVPDNSTTYSYTAIRDVLAEQHGGIPFLGCTGPRFNTTAAGRNSTDRGFTVLNEVWYYDHVYGRPQEANTIPVDASASYLTNCATTAGAILYPERSNGSDKVPTVPF; this comes from the exons ATGAAGGGAACCATTTCCAAAGTCGGAGCGGCAGCGCTGCTTGCTACTACTAATGCTCAGCTGTACCCCAACCAAAGCCCATTCAGCCACACATGTGAGATCAAAGAGCCTCTTCTATCCTGCCCTTCGCAAGACCCTTCGAAAGTTGATTCCTGCTGCGTTGAGACCTTTGGCGGGCTAGTCCTAAGCACCCAATTCTGGAATACCTACACCGGCCGGGAAGCCCAAGGACAGTTCCAACCAAAATCACATTGGACCTTGCATGGCCTATGGCCAGATTTCTGCAACGGAAGCTACACGCAATACTGCGACTTGACGCGACAATATGACCCCATCCCCTCACCCAACACGACCAACAGCCTGCCCAACGGAACCTTTGTGCCGCCCTACACCGGCCCTCCAATCGACAGCTTCCTCGAACCCTTTGGCCGCTACGACCTCCTCGAGTACATGAACACGTACTGGGTAGCGTGGGAGCAAGACAACGCGGGCTTCCACGGCCACGAGTTCAGCAAGCACGCGACCTGTTTCTCCACCTTCAATATGCCCTGCTATGGACCGGCCTACCGCCAGCACGAGGAAGTCGTCGACTTCTTCGCCACGGCGATAAAGTACTACAGGAAGCTTCCCACATTCGATTGGCTTGCCAACGCAGGCATTGTACCTGATAACTCGACGACATACAGTTATACGGCTATCCGGGATGTGCTGGCTGAGCAGCATGGTGGGATCCCTTTCTTGGGCTGCACTGGACCGCGGTTCAATACTACAGCTGCGGGCAGGAACTCGACGGATCGTGGTTTTACCGTGTTGAATGAGGTGTGGTATTATGACCAT GTCTACGGTCGTCCCCAAGAAGCCAACACCATCCCCGTTGACGCGTCGGCGAGTTACCTGACGAATTGCGCGACTACCGCTGGTGCCATTTTGTATCCCGAGAGGAGTAATGGGTCGGACAAGGTGCCTACGGTTCCTTTCTAG
- a CDS encoding Dimer-Tnp-hAT domain containing protein, translating into MPPKKRVSDSAPSPRKRARGTASQPVAIDSQSYQSQPSALSPPPPYTHTFESRLRESQPEDAIVAPAEGSEQATLAPSSEAADDAVDEAFDAHLEDNYDGIDWGRLKLYTKPITTHQHKRSWIYRHGYRVALLKDPTRVFFICHWCFKHKLTDIGIGIYNTSAAVSSAARHLSEQKPGHRLVAPGKTPVASVYNALTTARVPISQAVANQINGFSKQRFRFAAVDWLVANNHPISEFETPAFRRLIAIANPLAEAALWKNHKSVSQYVIRLFDWLRPRVVHELSQSLSKIHISFDGWTTKGGKRGFLGIVAHYVNSDGKLRDLPIALPQLTGAHSGDRLAEVVLSILEQFSISERTLGYFVLDNASNNDTAVAAIAHELNFNPIHRRLRCGPHTINLIGQRLLWGRDADSYNNEGVDELADEAAFIKEWRKHGPLGVLLDIVNYIHTPQQYNLFEKAQRTAYRELPHDADDKLTILQPIKPVVTRWNSYFDCFERAIKLAPAINAYANTHIQNTAKEDIYADSQGKNRPAAPQWMRSDGLTAADWAVVTDYIEVLRPLKECTKRFEGRGEYSFGAIAEVIPTFEFLLTQLEARLLYYDCVVHDAHDEAPEDHLPINLRAALLKANEYYAKLDDSPAYYAATILHPRYKHYCDQAWAEKPDWLALNNLNFQALWADYKSLPLPRPCYTRAPKKPSNIDDAIDGIIDPTRGNTKEDEYEQWKREPIVGKGTDPIQYWFGLRDQYPNLSKMALTILSIPASSCECERVFSELGDLLEPRRRCISPELLAALHSVRRWRRAGFGGGDNDDMGQSKLTDEQMDVLYELSKWVGEDDDLDTWDDG; encoded by the coding sequence ATGCCGCCCAAAAAACGCGTCTCTGATAGCGCTCCCTCGCCTAGAAAGCGCGCGCGCGGCACTGCGAGCCAGCCCGTCGCGATCGACTCGCAGTCATATCAATCTCAGCCATCTGCTCTATCTCCGCCGCCTCCATATACACATACTTTCGAGTCGCGATTGCGCGAGTCGCAGCCCGAAGACGCTATCGTCGCGCCCGCCGAGGGCAGTGAGCAAGCTACGCTCGCTCCGTCTTCTGAAGCCGCCGACGACGCTGTAGATGAGGCTTTTGACGCCCATCTCGAAGACAATTATGATGGCATAGATTGGGGTCGCCTTAAGCTGTATACGAAGCCTATCACGACGCACCAACACAAGCGGAGTTGGATCTATCGCCACGGCTATCGCGTCGCTCTTCTCAAAGATCCAACCCGCGTATTCTTCATCTGCCACTGGTGTTTCAAGCACAAGCTCACGGATATTGGTATTGGGATATACAATACAAGCGCAGCAGTCTCGTCAGCCGCGCGCCACCTCAGCGAGCAGAAACCTGGCCATAGGCTAGTAGCACCAGGCAAGACTCCAGTTGCTAGTGTTTACAACGCGCTCACCACTGCGAGAGTCCCTATCTCACAGGCAGTAGCTAATCAGATTAACGGGTTTAGCAAGCAGCGCTTTAGGTTTGCCGCAGTAGACTGGCTCGTCGCGAACAACCACCCCATCTCTGAGTTCGAAACACCAGCTTTTCGACGCCTAATTGCTATCGCCAACCCACTTGCAGAAGcagcgctctggaagaaCCACAAGAGCGTCTCCCAATACGTCATACGACTGTTTGACTGGCTCAGGCCCCGCGTTGTCCACGAGCTGTCACAATCGCTTAGCAAgatccatataagctttgacggatggacaacgaaaggcggcaagcgcgggTTTCTcggtatcgtcgcccactacgtcAACTCAGATGGCAAGCTCCGAGACCTGCCTAtcgcgctgcctcagctCACAGGCGCTCACTCCGGCGATCGATTAGCTGAGGTTGTATTATCAATCTTAGAGCAGTTTAGCATAAGCGAGCGCACactcggttacttcgtcctcgacaatgcctctaataacgacaccgctgtcGCTGCGATTGCCCACGAGCTTAACTTCAATCCTATacaccgacgcctccgctgtGGCCCTCATACGATCAATCTGATTGGGCAGAGACTGCTCTGGGGCAGAGATGCAGACTcatacaacaacgagggAGTTGACGAGCTCGCCGACGAGGCAGCGTTTATAAAGGAGTGGCGAAAGCACGGGCCTTTAGGCGTACTTCTCGATATTGTCAACTATATCCACACACCGCAGCAGTACAATCTTTTTGAGAAGGCGCAGCGTACAGCTTACCGTGAGCTACCTCACGACGCAGACGACAAGCTCACGATACTACAGCCAATCAAGCCAGTAGTcacacgctggaactcatacttCGACTGTTTTGAGCGAGCTATAAAGCTCGCGCCGGCCATCAACGCGTACGCGAACACCCACATACAAAATACAGCAAAAGAGGATATCTACGCCGACTCACAGGGCAAAAatcggcctgctgctccacAGTGGATGAGATCAGACGGCCTCACAGCTGCCGATTGGGCTGTTGTTACCGACTATATAGAGGTTCTTAGGCCACTTAAAGAGTGTACAAAGCGCTTTGAGGGACGTGGCGAGTATAGCTTTGGCGCGATCGCTGAGGTGATCCCAACGTTTGAGTTTCTACTCACTCAATTAGAAGCTCGCCTCCTCTACTACGATTGCGTAGTCCATGACGCTCACGACGAGGCAcccgaagatcaccttcctATTAATCTACGCGCAGCGCTACTTAAGGCGAACGAGTACTACGCTAaactcgacgactcgccagcttactacgctgctacaatactccatcctcgctacaaacACTACTGCGATCAAGCGTGGGCTGAGAAGCCTGACTGGCTGGCGCTTAATAATCTTAATTTCCAGGCACTGTGGGCGGATTACAAGTCGCTGCCGTTACCGAGGCCTTGCTACACACGCGCACCGAAGAAACCGAGCAATATTGACGACGCGATTGACGGCATTATTGATCCCACACGCGGCAATACTaaggaggatgagtatgagcAGTGGAAGCGCGAGCCAATCGTTGGCAAGGGCACCGATCCTATACAATACTGGTTCGGGCTGCGCGATCAATATCCCAACCTTAGTAAGATGGCGCTTACTATACTCTCTATACCCGCttcaagctgtgagtgtgagcgcgTCTTCAGTGAGCTCGGAGATCTACTAGAGCCTCGCCGACGCTGTATATCACCTGAGCTACTAGCAGCACTACACTCAGTACGACGATGGAGACGGGCAGGTTTTGGTGGCGGCGACAACGACGATATGGGCCAATCAAAGCTTACCGACGAGCAGATGGACGTTTTGTACGAGCTTAGCAAGTGGGTgggcgaagacgacgatCTAGATACATGGGACGACGGCTga
- a CDS encoding DnaQ, DNA polymerase III, epsilon subunit and related 3'-5' exonuclease: MAKRKRGRGRDDEQPPVDVGLGATLAHMRDEDVPDSAATTTAAHKTGNDDSDGNDDQGWTVVGGSKRRRKERSPHGRDNGRATSASLSPVHSTGPVNHTDESGDGKERVPQADEKTTLENPFAAKDAHVGSNPFGTHRPGSEPSSENMTRLERRKERKLQRSYPAIEHSHHARLNSHVKITDLQSLVLYLLADGNAPQWVAVRSRTNIQQVVMLMVPGLDMGMFNGEIALDTISQAETPTEGEATEEQADSASSASKVIKLKQLRISSDDFYPVSLKPEKLPPSLKPLSDVFDHVWPIKAIGEHRNNQYMRVHSPIHTMLTSQIPKTQEEKQMKKNGHKGPMPQNSRQWENKRTRITEYIATLMEQQENEYVLHPAMFTTPESKEANFERRKLANQTADDGWVDTNVTSLQDGQVPESDIEQGSITAGRHIISVDCEMCKAEDDQLVLTRISLLNWDGSVALDKLVKPDVTIKDYLTQWSGITAAMLQHVTTTLADIQKELLELITPRTILVGHSLNSDLNALKLTHPFLIDTGILYPHPRGPPYKQSLKWLAQKYLKREVQKGSAGHDSVEDARTCLDLVKQKCEKGPRWGSGDTNAESIFKRLDRSTRPKSNNSHRAGAVIDWGDPNRGHGGQAKVSIGCKTDAEVVEAIDRTMKQQAEGKDGTTDKIDFVWGRLRELEIARGWWDDAKTADVELIRQEALQRLGLSNNGEDAETNVQGAELGDAVSKTVERILQIYDSLPRCTAFIVYSGTGDPREIRRLQAMQQQYRREYATKNWDSLSVKWTDTEVQALSKACQQARNGVGFIVVK, translated from the coding sequence ATGGCGAAACGAAAGCGTGGCCGCGGCCGCGACGACGAGCAGCCTCCTGTCGATGTTGGATTGGGCGCGACTCTGGCGCACATGCGCGACGAAGACGTCCCAGACAGTGCAGCGACGACCACGGCAGCACACAAAACCGGAAACGACGATAGCGACGGCAACGACGACCAAGGCTGGACAGTAGTCGGCGGATCAAAGAGAAGGCGCAAGGAACGCAGCCCCCACGGCCGCGACAATGGACGCGCAACTTCTGCATCACTCTCGCCCGTTCACAGTACTGGTCCCGTcaaccacacagacgaaAGTGGTGATGGGAAGGAGCGAGTGCCTCAGGCCGACGAGAAAACTACACTGGAAAATCCGTTTGCGGCCAAGGATGCACATGTGGGGAGCAATCCATTCGGCACACACAGGCCTGGCTCGGAGCCAAGCAGTGAGAACATGACAAGGCTGGAGCGCCGGAAGGAGCGCAAACTGCAGAGGAGCTATCCGGCCATTGAGCACTCGCATCATGCCCGCTTGAACTCGCACGTGAAAATCACAGACTTACAATCCTTGGTGCTTTACTTGCTTGCAGATGGCAATGCTCCGCAATGGGTCGCTGTGCGCAGTCGTACAAATATCCAGCAGGTTGTCATGCTCATGGTTCCAGGCTTGGACATGGGCATGTTCAATGGGGAAATTGCTCTAGACACTATATCACAGGCTGAAACCCCGACTGAGGGCGAGGCCACTGAAGAACAGGCTGACTCTGCTTCCTCGGCCTCAAAGGTTATAAAGCTCAAGCAACTGCGCATATCTTCTGATGACTTCTACCCAGTCAGTCTCAAACCAGAGAAACTGCCGCCGTCGCTAAAGCCCCTCTCTGACGTGTTTGACCATGTGTGGCCCATCAAGGCTATAGGAGAGCATCGCAATAACCAGTACATGAGGGTCCACTCACCCATTCATACCATGCTAACCTCGCAAATCCCAAAAACCCAGGAAGAGAAGCAGATGAAAAAGAATGGCCACAAGGGGCCCATGCCGCAAAACTCCAGGCAGTGGGAGAACAAGCGCACGCGCATCACTGAGTACATTGCCACTCTCATGGAACAGCAAGAGAATGAATACGTGCTGCATCCAGCAATGTTCACGACACCAGAGTCCAAGGAGGCCAACTTTGAGCGGAGGAAGCTAGCCAACCAAACCGCCGATGACGGTTGGGTAGATACCAACGTCACCAGTCTCCAGGACGGACAGGTGCCCGAAAGCGACATTGAGCAAGGCAGTATAACGGCCGGGAGACACATCATCTCCGTCGACTGTGAGATGTGCAAGGCCGAGGACGACCAGCTGGTCCTTACGCGCATCAGTCTATTGAACTGGGACGGCAGCGTAGCTCTCGATAAGCTAGTCAAGCCTGATGTCACCATCAAGGACTACCTAACCCAGTGGTCTGGTATCACAGCCGCCATGCTCCAGCATGTCACGACCACTCTGGCGGACATACAAAAGGAGCTATTGGAACTCATCACACCACGCACAATCCTTGTAGGACATTCGCTAAACTCGGACCTGAATGCACTCAAACTAACGCACCCGTTCCTCATTGATACTGGTATTCTCTATCCGCACCCCCGCGGGCCGCCGTACAAGCAGTCTTTGAAGTGGCTCGCACAAAAGTACCTCAAGCGTGAAGTACAGAAGGGCTCCGCAGGTCATGACAGTGTCGAAGACGCGCGAACATGCCTTGATCTCGTCAAGCAGAAATGCGAAAAGGGACCGCGGTGGGGCTCCGGCGACACCAACGCAGAATCCATCTTCAAGAGATTAGATCGGTCAACGCGGCCAAAGTCAAACAACTCGCACCGTGCCGGAGCCGTCATCGACTGGGGCGATCCCAACAGAGGTCACGGTGGTCAAGCCAAGGTCTCGATAGGTTGCAAGACCGATGCGGAGGTAGTCGAGGCTATTGATCGTACCATGAAACAACAAGCTGAAGGTAAGGACGGGACTACTGACAAGATCGATTTTGTCTGGGGACGCCTGCGTGAGTTGGAGATTGCAAGAGGCTGGTGGGACGATGCAAAGACAGCCGACGTTGAGCTCATCCGACAAGAAGCATTGCAACGACTGGGTCTCTCCAACAATGGCGAAGATGCAGAAACCAACGTTCAAGGTGCTGAGCTCGGCGACGCCGTATCCAAGACGGTTGAACGCATCCTTCAGATTTACGACTCTTTGCCACGCTGCACGGCCTTTATTGTGTACAGTGGGACAGGCGATCCGAGAGAGATTCGACGCCTACAGGCCATGCAACAGCAGTACCGGCGCGAGTACGCTACGAAGAACTGGGACAGTCTCAGTGTGAAGTGGACGGATACAGAAGTGCAAGCCCTCTCAAAGGCTTGTCAGCAGGCTCGTAACGGCGTTGGCTTCATTGTCGTCAAGTGA
- a CDS encoding Zn-dependent hydrolase beta-lactamase protein — MPLTSVTSLPPRQPNGYTPDHHVDTPPMSFKNPWPSYRNDGIVAAIRTRFTTPKNFVPVPADRLGLVNIRKPDFSTTTTTGLKATWIGHASFLIETPAPVGSRRGMRILLDPVWSERVGPYGLVGPVRFTSPPCSIDELPEIDAVCISHDHYDHLDSDTLRKLNAKQKGDLRFFCGLGVKDVMMGLGAGIHDDQVDELDWWDGITVFKSGVGGVELICTPAQHRSGRAPWNFDGTLWCSWIVKEPSSSASGGKRLFFAGDTGYCHVTSDDQFSHHAAPHPPCPAFKQIGDLYGPFDLALLPVGCFKPRSVLSGQHSSPEDSLAIHRDVRSRKSIGMHFGTFRGAYSANYEPVTEPAERWRRGAEKEGLRWGG; from the coding sequence ATGCCTCTTACATCGGTGACATCGCTCCCACCCCGGCAGCCGAATGGCTACACGCCCGACCACCACGTCGACACCCCACCAATGAGCTTCAAGAACCCATGGCCATCGTACAGAAACGACGGCATAGTAGCTGCGATACGCACGCGATTTACTACGCCCAAGAACTTTGTGCCTGTGCCCGCCGACCGCCTCGGCCTGGTCAACATACGCAAACCCGACTTCAGCACCACGACGACAACGGGGCTGAAAGCAACATGGATCGGACACGCCAGCTTCCTTATAGAAACACCTGCTCCAGTGGGTAGTCGACGCGGAATGCGCATCCTACTTGATCCTGTGTGGAGTGAGCGCGTGGGACCATATGGGTTAGTTGGTCCAGTACGGTTTACATCGCCGCCATGTTCGATTGACGAGTTACCTGAAATCGACGCCGTATGTATAAGCCACGACCACTACGACCACCTCGACTCGGATACGCTGCGCAAGCTCAACGCGAAGCAAAAGGGGGATTTGCGCTTCTTCTGCGGGCTGGGCGTCAAGGACGTGATGATGGGTCTAGGGGCGGGAATTCATGACGACCAAGTCGACGAGCTGGATTGGTGGGATGGCATCACTGTGTTTAAATCTGGGGTAGGTGGTGTGGAATTGATTTGCACGCCCGCTCAACACCGGTCTGGTCGTGCGCCGTGGAACTTTGATGGGACGCTGTGGTGTAGCTGGATCGTCAAGGAGCCCTCGTCGTCTGCTTCGGGTGGTAAGAGACTCTTCTTCGCAGGTGACACGGGATACTGCCACGTCACTTCCGACGACCAGTTCTCCCACCACGCTGCCCCACACCCACCCTGTCCAGCGTTCAAGCAAATAGGCGACTTGTACGGTCCGTTTGATCTCGCTCTCTTGCCTGTTGGGTGCTTCAAGCCGCGTTCCGTGCTCTCGGGACAGCACTCTAGTCCAGAGGATTCGCTGGCGATACATAGGGATGTGCGGAGTAGGAAGAGTATAGGTATGCATTTTGGCACTTTTCGAGGCGCTTATTCGGCAAATTATGAGCCGGTTACTGAGCCGGCTGAGCGGTGGCGGAGGGGTGCTGAGAAGGAGGGTTTGAGGTGGGGGGGTTGA
- a CDS encoding DUF1421 multi-domain protein — protein MSTHQRQHPVSGKVDLIRDNTVMAEMQQAMAAMGSAEEASFRPASPISHSTRGFCKTCDNIVGDFYNSWHRITGSYYVPALLGSYSISLKSTGKQKAASKGTDLEGCTIQPLVCPHPSCNNIPLGFTVVTAPAVKGNFRGRDFFKLSRIELRCARAGTDQYIVVEPREDAAPELLAIEDTPSPSSSTSTPKASSTEAMEVDSRPPSFSQRVGYPHGLRGQPHHHRPQALHQLDVSRHLVAAPPLSMHSPIPSPVQTMIQKTTNNPVSPPSAAGDSVNGDRISNRESSRESATNPPSGAVQVQSPRKTSHTNGYTYPRSPREIGIEAIERLQTQISQNSGALSAHTRDIRRGEEFTQQLEATLRQEFQTQLFRQNADIQRLEESQQRLHHDVQGMRHTMEAIRHELQAIRVDKQSRAGTTLDRSFRGQEGAIEVMAKQIAELSHKTSDMDHLKVHIEIMKGKIHRLEQAAAHAASRPPLQPYHAIKAPVSQPLQLPHMAAPPHRAPPAAPHSEKALQPTTEVQHRRPSFPVPSSVPAAASVAVTAPPPTPTTSWEAVNAGTKRPYQNGVESPREATINIPSSPKRQKLDSTTTQAPTPTTQTQTDSPEPTLASQTQQSIYAPCATQDMPSDQSWQPESQHMIEHRPRGSRRGGGPGSRGGRVRRSMPGHLHDTPEWDKDDWHADSQTSPDNFHDSVSRGGRGGIARRGSGGGGARGGYAGSERATSLGLQGVSTGMHFGFGLSQDSLYGSGKKTRTKPIRNADGVLIRKDGRPDMRSQSSAANLRKVHQRKEGDASHSPTSFTPTNARSVDTPDSPSPSGYSVDLAASDKHNAIMGKMFPAGLDASRKQHDYTRQAFDDDGNHTIHVRRQSRGVTTRSSASQIKTEQVESPPMQDADMSGAEEQTEIEHDDTSERRSSQCGGEEVAEEGPDDDSAEQLQAEAEEERDESHTEAVSETVAEKQVPDRPASASTAAEAGDPTPIEISD, from the exons ATGAGTACACACCAACGTCAGCATCCCGTTTCCGGCAAGGTCGACCTCATCCGTGACAATACGGTCATGGCTGAGATGCAGCAAGCGATGGCTGCTATGGGAAGTGCCGAAGAAGCCTCTTTTCGCCCTGCATCACCCATAAGCCATTCGACCAGAGGCTTCTGTAAGACGTGCGATAACATCGTCGGAGACTTTTACAACTCCTGGCACAGGATCACCGGGAGCTACTACGTCCCGGCACTTCTCGGCTCTTACAGCATATCCTTGAAAAGTACAGGCAAGCAGAAAGCAGCGTCCAAGGGTACAGATCTAGAAGGATG TACCATTCAACCTTTGGTGTGTCCTCATCCCAGCTGCAACAACATTCCGCTGGGCTTTACCGTTGTCACTGCGCCTGCAGTAAAGGGTAACTTCCG TGGCCGAGATTTCTTCAAGCTGAGTCGCATTGAACTGCGATGCGCAAGAGCTGGAACGGATCAATACATTGTGGTAGAACCTCGTGAAGACGCTGCACCCGAATTACTCGCGATTGAGGACACCCCCAGTCCTTCCTCGTCcacatcaacaccaaaagCGTCGTCAACCGAAGCCATGGAAGTCGACTCACGCCCACCATCATTCTCACAACGTGTTGGATACCCCCACGGACTACGTGGACAGCCTCACCACCATCGACCACAGGCATTGCACCAGCTCGATGTCAGTCGACACTTGGTGGCAGCACCCCCACTGTCAATGCACTCTCCAATACCAAGTCCAGTGCAGACCATGATCCAGAAGACGACAAACAACCCAGTATCCCCTCCGTCTGCTGCGGGAGACTCTGTCAATGGGGATCGTATCTCCAACCGGGAATCCTCTCGAGAGTCTGCCACCAACCCTCCATCAGGCGCAGTTCAAGTTCAATCTCCTCGGAAGACATCCCATACAAACGGATATACGTATCCTCGCTCACCTCGTGAGATTGGCATTGAGGCCATTGAGCGTCTGCAAACGCAGATCTCCCAGAACAGTGGTGCCTTGTCAGCTCATACCCGAGACATAAGGCGCGGCGAAGAGTTCACCCAGCAGCTAGAAGCAACGCTTCGTCAAGAGTTCCAAACTCAGTTGTTCCGGCAAAATGCCGATATCCAAAGATTGGAGGAGTCACAGCAAAGGCTCCACCATGACGTGCAGGGTATGCGCCATACCATGGAGGCTATCAGGCATGAGTTGCAGGCCATACGAGTGGACAAGCAGTCACGTGCGGGGACTACGCTCGACCGATCGTTTCGTGGACAAGAAGGAGCGATTGAAGTCATGGCAAAGCAGATTGCCGAACTATCGCACAAGACGAGCGACATGGACCATCTCAAAGTCCACATTGAGATTATGAAGGGCAAGATACATCGCCTAGAACAGGCCGCTGCCCATGCAGCTTCACGGCCACCTCTACAGCCCTACCATGCGATCAAAGCACCGGTATCACAGCCGCTCCAACTACCCCATATGGCAGCTCCGCCACATCGCGCTCCTCCAGCAGCGCCTCACAGTGAAAAAGCCTTGCAACCAACAACAGAGGTTCAGCACCGCCGACCCTCTTTTCCGGTTCCTTCCTCGGTGCCCGCAGCAGCTAGCGTCGCGGTCACAGCACCACCACCTACTCCGACTACCAGTTGGGAAGCTGTCAATGCCGGGACCAAGCGACCCTACCAAAATGGTGTCGAGAGTCCGCGTGAAGCAACTATAAACATACCAAGTTCCCCCAAGAGACAAAAACTGGACAGCACCACAACGCAGGCACCTACACCCACAACACAAACTCAGACGGACTCTCCGGAACCGACTCTTGCGTCGCAAACGCAGCAGTCCATCTATGCTCCATGTGCTACACAGGATATGCCTTCAGACCAGAGCTGGCAGCCGGAGTCACAGCATATGATTGAACATCGGCCTCGCGGCAGCAGACGTGGTGGAGGGCCGGGCAGTCGCGGTGGTAGAGTGAGGAGGAGCATGCCAGGCCATCTGCATGACACGCCAGAATGGGACAAAGACGACTGGCACGCCGACTCGCAGACCAGCCCAGACAACTTCCATGACAGCGTCTCACGTGGCGGGCGTGGAGGCATCGCGCGCCGTGGCAGCGGGGGCGGGGGTGCTCGTGGTGGCTACGCCGGCAGCGAACGTGCAACAAGTCTAGGTCTTCAAGGTGTGTCAACCGGCATGCACTTTGGCTTCGGGTTGTCACAAGACTCGCTGTATGGATCTGGGAAGAAGACTCGCACAAAGCCCATTCGCAACGCAGACGGTGTTCTCATCCGCAAAGACGGTCGGCCAGACATGCGCTCGCAATCCTCAGCCGCCAATCTCCGCAAAGTGCACCAGAGAAAGGAGGGGGATGCTAGCCACTCGCCAACAAGCTTCACCCCTACGAACGCCCGATCAGTTGACACGCCCGATTCACCAAGTCCATCCGGGTATTCTGTCGACCTAGCAGCCAGTGATAAGCACAATGCTATCATGGGCAAGATGTTTCCCGCCGGCTTGGATGCATCGCGAAAACAACATGACTACACACGACAGGCAttcgacgacgacggcaacCACACAATCCACGTGCGGAGACAGAGCCGCGGCGTTACCACGCGGTCATCAGCTTCGCAGATCAAGACTGAACAAGTGGAAAGCCCTCCGATGCAAGATGCGGACATGTCAGGCGCGGAGGAACAGACGGAGATTGAGCATGACGACACCAGCGAACGACGAAGCAGCCAGTGCGGCGGTGAAGAAGTTGCTGAAGAGGGCCCAGATGATGATTCGGCAGAACAGTTACAGGCCGAGGCCGAAGAGGAACGGGATGAGAGCCATACAGAGGCTGTTTCGGAGACTGTCGCGGAGAAGCAGGTACCTGATAGACCGGCTTCGGCCTCGACTGCAGCCGAAGCGGGGGATCCCACCCCAATAGAGATTTCGGACTAG